A single window of Plasmodium malariae genome assembly, chromosome: 8 DNA harbors:
- the PmUG01_08039700 gene encoding conserved Plasmodium protein, unknown function translates to MNKFCIFTGLYILFFNVCNNIIENSTFYVNSYAQKRSIVYNNNTKRYHNNYLHYIYNLCNNNKRRKEYSVKICTHNFGKTYPDNRKNIFLRKKPAQARKLNKKRHRIFFFSKDGYTRNCYDKSKGIKGGKKKRYINININIKKSKITKCDVSTNFSFYLDGEKHTNEEKENVNVYVEKGNITSSNQIKKRDEDGREAHIENVHGESSNSLSEKVNDYISPKREEEMEKHEMKEENKVSGEHMHPNDNLLKPSESNEENLNKAIKKAEEYIKGKQDNIIEKREMNKKKKVIENLKGDDVFTDKFLDLSMYDLLKHVYKKNIYVSSKNLVDDICKWLKNIYTSYLKSEEEKKKKKVKNGEGTANGKKLIVEKDISDNYSRERKERYFNNFRLEQSDGEDNDDDDDGGSGSGNDDETLKAQLQSLKLYNKKNLSKYFYSFNRGNILKQVVTEGEEEQMEEGEKQKDKKGEVRLYDDKDKKLDEEIEKVLSNPIFDYDTNLYIDKKRYMKSNVTIEFNIYDSYKDRVILNNKNTNSTMLEFPLMYSHSIIQKCILTMKKLEKAIFYINNSLLFRNFTSNSEPTNDEDRNVYDVITNENWIKMEIYLCNIYGINERWEGITPDMFTDEEKANSFLKEYSFDSSNNIIGVSTQGKGTPVHESSGKTQIESTSTADKGEITQVEDANRDQSNNKNDNPKLSMEGCDLGKEGEKKIEGQEKKISEKRAEIIRRSEEYETKKELEIKTDFLMKKLENEMKYDPNHYMWQDLYPQLGEHDKQKTDKYFDSLKKEMSEHRFSRGYTDNIKNKQSLKGYDIGEKIEGKAKYYVWQETIHSFCLYFPLRPYVKKKDIIVDMDNNFFFLSILNRTIIKDFFIKPINSSDSIWSLSDNEEANSIRKKHSDEFPVYELTSSDDQEVHKMMKTKFCLIYNIYKDNNHKYMWGSVFKAS, encoded by the coding sequence ATGAAcaaattttgcatatttacaGGATTATATATCTTGTTTTTTAACGTAtgcaataatataattgaaaactccacattttatgtaaattccTACGCTCAAAAGAGAAGTATAGTATACAATAATAACACAAAGAGATACCATAACAATTAtctacattatatatataatttgtgtaataataacaaaaggCGAAAAGAGTACTCTGTAAAAATTTGTACACATAATTTTGGTAAAACATACCCCGAcaacagaaaaaatatttttttaagaaaaaaaccTGCACAAGCAAGGAAATTGAACAAAAAAAGGCatagaatatttttcttctccAAAGACGGCTATACGCGTAATTGTTATGATAAAAGTAAAGGAATAAaaggggggaaaaaaaaaagatatataaacattaatataaatataaaaaaaagtaaaataacaaaatgcGATGTATCAAccaatttttcattttatcttGATGGGGAAAAACACACAAatgaggaaaaagaaaatgtcAACGTTTATGTTGAAAAGGGCAATATCACATCATCTAATCAGATAAAGAAAAGGGATGAAGACGGAAGAGAAGCACATATTGAAAATGTGCACGGGGAGAGTAGTAACTCATTGAGTGAAAAAGTAAATGATTATATTAGTCCAAAACGTGAagaagaaatggaaaaacatgaaatgaaagaagaaaataaggTTAGTGGTGAGCACATGCACCCGAATGACAACTTGTTGAAACCAAGTGAAAgtaatgaagaaaatttaaataaagcaATAAAAAAGGCTGAAGAGTATATTAAGGGTAAACAAGATAacataatagaaaaaagagaaatgaataaaaaaaaaaaagtaatagaAAACTTGAAGGGTGATGATGTGTTTACAGATAAATTCCTAGATCTAAGTATGTACgatttattaaaacatgtatataaaaagaatatatatgtgagcTCAAAAAATTTAGTAGACGATATTTGCAAGTggttgaaaaatatttatactagCTATTTAAAATCAGaggaggaaaagaaaaaaaagaaagtgaAGAATGGGGAAGGCACTGCAAATGGGAAGAAACTGATAGTAGAAAAAGACATATCTGACAATTATAGCAGAGAAAGAAAGGAAAGATATTTTAACAACTTCCGCTTAGAACAGTCGGACGGGGAAgataatgatgatgatgatgatggtGGTAGTGGTAGTGGTAATGATGACGAAACGCTGAAGGCACAGCTGCAGTCATTAAAATTGTACAACAAGAAAAACCTAAGCAAGTATTTCTACTCATTTAATAGGGGCAATATCCTGAAGCAGGTAGTTACTGAGGGGGAGGAGGAACAAATGGAAGAAGGGGAAAAGCAAAAGGACAAAAAAGGGGAAGTTAGACTATATGATGATAAGGATAAAAAATTGGATGAAGAGATAGAAAAGGTGTTGTCAAATCCAATATTTGATTATGATACAAATTTGTATATTGATAAGAAAAGATATATGAAATCAAATGTAACGATTGAGTTTAACATTTATGATTCATATAAAGACCgtgtaattttaaataataaaaatactaatTCGACTATGCTTGAATTTCCTTTGATGTATAGTCATAGTATTATACAGAAATGTATTCTTactatgaaaaaattagagaaagctattttttacattaacaATTCTTTACTGTTCAGAAATTTTACATCAAATAGTGAACCAACAAATGATGAAGATAGAAATGTATATGATGTTATAACTAACGAAAATTGGattaaaatggaaatatatcTGTGTAATATTTATGGAATTAATGAAAGGTGGGAAGGTATAACCCCTGATATGTTTACTGATGAAGAAAAAgctaattcttttttaaaagaatattccTTTGACTCATCTAACAATATTATAGGTGTTTCTACCCAGGGAAAAGGAACACCTGTACATGAATCTAGTGGGAAAACTCAAATCGAGTCCACAAGCACAGCTGACAAGGGGGAAATTACCCAAGTGGAAGATGCAAATAGAGATCAGagtaacaataaaaatgataatccAAAATTATCTATGGAAGGTTGTGACTTAGGGAAGGagggagaaaaaaagatagaaggacaagaaaaaaaaattagcgaAAAAAGAGCAGAGATAATAAGGAGAAGTGAAGaatatgaaacaaaaaaagaactgGAAATAAAAACTGactttttaatgaaaaaattagaaaacgAAATGAAATATGATCCAAACCATTACATGTGGCAAGATTTATATCCACAATTAGGTGAACATGATAAGCAAAAAAcagataaatattttgacagtctaaaaaaagaaatgagtGAGCATCGATTTAGTAGAGGATATacagataatataaaaaacaagcAAAGTTTAAAAGGTTATGATATAGGAGAAAAAATTGAAGGAAAAGCAAAATATTATGTGTGGCAAGAAACTATTCATTccttttgtttatatttccCATTACGACcatacgtaaaaaaaaaagatatcaTTGTTGATATGGacaataacttttttttcctttctatTCTTAATCGAACTATTATTAAagacttttttattaaacctATAAACTCCTCTGATTCTATATGGTCATTGAGTGATAATGAAGAGGCTAATAGTATTAGAAAGAAACATTCCGATGAATTTCCTGTATATGAATTAACCAGTTCGGATGATCAGGAAGTACacaaaatgatgaaaacGAAATTCTGCCtaatatacaatatttaCAAAGACAACAATCACAAGTACATGTGGGGATCCGTATTTAAGGCATCCTAG
- the PmUG01_08039800 gene encoding inorganic pyrophosphatase, putative gives MSSSGVIYENDRGEMKDKKNDYFIETNKEVKVNLNFHNNNIISNIFSNLNLYDKRNNIFINNNKTYMVKYCNQINEDNFHITYLQKVNNDFVPISPWHHIDLMNEDGTYNMIVEISKYNYIKLEIKLNEKFNIIKQDTKKGKLRYYHNSIYWNYGALPRTYEYPKHIYTYQTNNNQQLFFTGDDDPLDIVDIGKNSLKMGQVVPVKVLGAFTLIDEGQLDWKIIAINKEDSNFEKINSLEDVEKYYPYTLSLLLEWFRSYKMAESKVLNIISKKLYNKKESEDLIAKTHEYYLEFLNDVKEIDGLKTDESISGKCSTNISTSNSTELNLNMVPYKTHHDDSTYNTLLQDIDISYYRADPLYKPNACIWTP, from the exons atgagCAGCTCTGGagttatatatgaaaatgacAGGGGAGAAATGAAGGATAAGAAGAATGATTATTTCATTGAAACaaataaagaagtaaaagttaatttaaattttcataataataatattatttctaatattttttcaaatttaaatttatatgataaaagaaataatatatttataaataataataaaacatatatggttaaatattgtaatcaaataaatgaagataattttcatataacatatttacaaaaagtaaataatgaTTTTGTCCCTATATCCCCATGGCATCATATTGATTTAATGAATGAAGATGGGACATATAATATGATCGTTGAAATAtccaaatataattatataaaattagaaataaagttaaatgaaaaatttaatataattaaacaagATACAAAGAAAGGTAAACTACgttattatcataattcTATATATTGGAATTATGGAGCCTTACCTAGGACTTATGAGTACCCTAAACATATTTACACCTACCAAACCAATAACAATCAACAGCTATTTTTTACTGGTGATGATGATCCTTTGGACATAGTTGACATAGGGAAAAATAGTCTCAAAATGGGACAGGTCGTTCCTGTTAAG GTTTTAGGCGCGTTCACTCTAATCGATGAGGGGCAGCTGGATTGGAAAATCATAGCGATTAAT AAGGAAGACAGTAATTTCGAAAAGATAAACAGCCTGGAGGACGTGGAAAAGTACTACCCCTACACGCTAAGCCTACTGCTGGAATGGTTCCGTTCATACAAAATGGCTGAATCGAAAGTGTTAAACATCAtatctaaaaaattatacaataaaaaggaaagtGAAGACTTGATAGCAAAAACACATGAATACTATTTAGAATTCTTAAATGATGTAAAAGAGATAGATGGTCTCAAAACAGATGAAAGTATATCAGGTAAATGTTCCACTAACATTAGCACCTCAAACAGTACTGAACTTAACCTTAATATGGTTCCATATAAAACCCACCACGATGATTCTACATATAATACTCTACTTCAGGATATTGACATTTCGTATTATAGAGCAGATCCTTTGTACAAACCCAACGCTTGCATTTGGACTCCGTAA